CATGCGCGCGCCCGATACCGCCTCGTATACGTCGAACAGGTCTTCGCGGTCGCGGAAGGCATACAGGAACGGACCCATGGCACCGATGTCGAGCGCGTGCGCGCCCAGCCACATCAGGTGGTTCAGGATACGGGTGATCTCGTCGAACATGACGCGGATGTACTGCGCGCGCACCGGCGCTTCCACGCCCAGCAGCTTTTCGACGGCCAGCACATAGCCGTGCTCGTTGCACATCATCGACACGTAGTCGAGACGGTCCATGTAAGGCACCGACTGCAGGTAGGTACGGCTCTCGGCCAGCTTTTCGGTGCCGCGGTGCAGCAGGCCGATGTGGGGATCGGCGCGCTGGATCACTTCGCCGTCCAGCTCCAGCACCAGGCGCAGCACGCCGTGCGCTGCCGGGTGCTGTGGACCAAAGTTCAGGGTGTAATTCTTAAGCTCAGCCATTATTTCGTCCCGTAGGTTTCTTCGCGGATCACGCGCGGGATGTTCTCGCGCGGTTCGATCGTTACCGGTTGGTAGATCACGCGCTTTTGTTCAGGGTCGTAGCGCATCTCGACATAGCCGGTCACCGGGAAATCCTTGCGGAACGGGTGGCCAATGAAGCCATAGTCGGTCAGGATGCGGCGCAGGTCGCCATGGCCGTCGAACAGGATGCCGAACAGGTCGAAAGCTTCGCGCTCGTACCAGTTGGCGGCGCGCCAGATGCCGGTGACCGACTCGACCAGCGGCATGTCTTCGTCGGTGCAGAACACGCGCACGCGCACGCGCCAGTTGTGCTCGATCGACAGCAGGTGCGAGACAACCGCATAACGCGCGCCGTCCCAGGTGCCTTCGCCATACTGCGAATAGTCGACGCCGCACAGGTCGATCAATTGCTCGAAGCGCAGGGTCGGCGCGTCGCGCAGGGTCTGCATCGATGCAAGGTAGTCGGCGGCCTTGACCACCACAGTTACTTCGCCCAGCGCGGTATGAATGACAGCGCCCTCGCCCAGAGCATGTTTCAGGGCGAGTTCAAGGGTCTCGAGTTTAGTCGTCATGGTGATTCGCTGTTCTTCTTAGCGCGCGATGGTATTGGTGCGCTTGATCTTGTTCTGCAGCTGCATGATGCCGTACAGCAGGGCTTCCGCGGTTGGCGGGCAGCCCGGCACGTAGACGTCGACGGGGACGATGCGGTCGCAGCCACGCACTACCGAATACGAGTAGTGGTAATAGCCGCCGCCATTGGCGCAGGAACCCATCGAGATGACCCAGCGCGGCTCGGCCATCTGGTCGTACACCTTGCGCAGCGCGGGCGCCATCTTGTTGCACAGCGTACCGGCAACAATCATCACGTCCGACTGGCGCGGCGATGGGCGGAACACAATGCCGAAACGGTCGAGATCGTAGCGGGCTGCGCCCACATGCATCATCTCGACCGCGCAGCACGCCAGGCCGAACGTCATCGGGAACATCGACCCGGTGCGCGCCCAGTTGATCAGCTTGTCGGCTGTGGTGGTAATGAAACCTTCGTTTAATACGCCTTCAATTGCCATGGCTTATTCCCAATCAAGGGCACCTTTCTTCCAGATGTACCAGAAACCGACGACGAATTCGGCGATGAACACCATCATCGTGATGAAGCCGGTCCAGCCCAGTTCGCGCATCGAGACGCCCCATGGGAAGAAGAATGCCGTTTCCAGATCAAACAAAATAAACAGGATCGCGACCAGGTAATACCGGACGTCGAACTTCATGCGCGCGTCTTCGAAAGCCTCGAAGCCGCATTCATACGGGGACAGCTTGGCAGCATCCGGACGATGGGGCCCTAGCAGGCGACCAAGCACCTGCGGAGCGACGCCGACGCCGATGCCGACCAGGATAAAGAGAAGAACGGGGAAATAATTTTCGAGGTTCACGATGAAGCCTGTATTGAACGATCGGTTAATGAAACACTGCAGGGCTGCAGCGCCGAATCGTGCGGACCTGATGGCACAGCGTCCAGGTCACACGAATCGTAAAAAAAGCCAGCTCAGGCAGGAGAGCGTTTGCTCGTTGCGCCCTTGCTGGCTTCTTTGTATCTTGGTGCCGACGGCGAGACTCGAACTCGCACAGCTTGCGCCACTACCCCCTCAAGATAGCGTGTCTACCAATTTCACCACGTCGGCTGGAGACCAGTATTTTACCCTGCTTTAGCACTTCTTTTCAATGCACAAATTGCGCAATATCAAGAAATTTACGCATTTAGTGAACAATTTACTCGGTCAGTTGCGCTTGACCAGCAATCACCCACATCACAGCGTCGTGCCAGGCCGGGTTGCGCAGGAAACACCTCTTACTTCCTGCTGCGGCCACGGCGAGCCGCATTTTACCGCTAATTGCGAGCGGGCGCACGGCACCCGCTCGACGAACATCGGGACATTACTTGGTAGCCGGTGCCGGAGCCGTGGCTGGAGCGGCCGGAGCCGGCGCATCCTGGCCTGGCGCGGCCGGGATCGCGACACCCGGGGTTTGCGGGATATCGTTGGCTGGAACCACGGTGGTGGCGCCGGCATTCGGCCCGGCACCAGGAATGTCGTTCGGGATGCCGGCGGCCGGCGCCTTCGACGACGGCACGGTGACGCGCTCCATTACGCCGCCATCGGCGCCGGTGGCGGTACGGCCATTGCTGAAATACGCCAGCGCCAGGGTCGAGGCGAAGAAGATTGCGGCCGCGACAGCGGTCGACTTCGACAGGAAGTTCGACGAGCCCGACGCACCGAACAGACTACCCGAGGCGCCCGAGCCGAAGGCGGCGCCCATGTCGGCGCCCTTGCCATGCTGAACCAGCACCAGGCCAATGATCAGCAGGGCGGAAATGACCTGCACGACAATAACCAGATTAAACAGGGTGTTCATACCAATTCCATTTCCAAGTTAACGACGATTAAATGCTGTAATTCTGAGTTGCTGGCATGCAGGCGGCGCGGCGCTTACGGCGCGGCGCGAATGATCGCGAGGAAGTCCGCCGCTTTCAGTGCCGCCCCACCGATCAGACCGCCGTCGATGTCCGGCTGCGCCATCAGGTCCGCCGCATTATCCGGCTTCATGCTGCCGCCGTACAGCACCAATACGTCTTCGGCTGCTTCGGCGTTGCATGCACGCAGCTTTTGGCGTAGCGCCGCATGCACTTCCTGGGCCATTTCAGGGGTGGCGGTCTTGCCGGTACCGATTGCCCACACCGGCTCGTAGGCGACGACGATGCTGGCCACGGCGTCCGGGCCGATGCGCTCGAGCACGGCGCCGAGCTGGGCACCCACCACTTCCATCGTCTGGCCCGCTTCGCGCTGTTCGAGCGTTTCGCCGACGCAAACGATCGGAGTCATCCCCGCCTTCAAGACTGCCTCGGCCTTCTTTGCCACCAGCTCACTCGACTCGCCATGGTAGGCGCGCCGTTCGGAATGACCGAGGATGACGTAGCGGCAACCGAACTCTTCCAGCATCGATGCGCAGACCTCGCCGGTGTAGGCACCGCTGGGCTGGCACGAGACATCCTGCGCGCCCCAGGCCAGTGCGCTGCCTTGCAGCAGGTCCTGGCATTGGTACAGGTAAGGTGCCGGCACGCACACGGCAGCGGCTGCCCTGGCGTCAAGCAGTCCATCGAGAATACCAGTCAGGAGCGTGGCGTTGGCCGCGCGGCTGCCGTTCATCTTCCAGTTACCTACGACGAGTTTGGAACGCATACGAGTCCATTTTATCGAGTTCATTTCGAGTAACCCGCTATTCTAGCGGTCGACTATGTGGCAGTCAAACAATGGCTGAGCTTCTTTTGCGCCGCTGTCAAGCTGCCACTTCCCTTGTTAATTCAATCCCTTAGAGCACCTCGAGCACGATTTTGCCGATGTGGGTGCTCGACTCCATCAGCGCATGCGCCTCGCTCGCCTGCCCCAGCGGGAAACTGCGGTAGATCACCGGCTTGAGTTTGCCCTGCGCGAACAGCGGCCAGGCCTGCGCCCGCAGCTTGCGCGCGATCTCGCCCTTGAACGCGACCGGGCGCGGACGCAGGGTCGACCCGCTGATATGCAGGCGGCGGCGCAGCACCTGCCCCAGGTCGATCTCGGCCTTGGCCCCGCCCAGCAGCGCGATCAGGGCAATGCGGCCGTCGTCGGCCAGGCAATCGATCTCGCGCGCCAGGTAGTCGCCGGCAACCATATCCAGGATCACATCGACGCCCTTGCCGCCGGTAAGTTCCTTGACGACCGCCGCAAAGTCTTCGGTGCGGTAATTGATGCCGCGCTCGGCGCCGAGCGCCTCGCAGGCGCGGCATTTTTCATCGGAACCGGCGGTGGCGAACACGCGGTGGCCCAGCGCAGTGGCAAGCTGGATCGCGGTGACGCCGATGCCCGAGCTGCCGCCCTGTACCAGCAGGGTCTCGCCCGGCGCCAGCTGGGCGCGGTCGAAAACATTGGTCCAGACGGTAAAAAAGGTCTCGGGCAGCGAAGCCGCCTCGAGCGCCGTCAGGCCCTCCGGGATCGGCAGGCATTGCTCTGCCGGGGCACTGCAGTATTCGGCATACCCGCCGCCCTGCACCAGCGCGCAGACCATGTCGCCCAGCTTGAAGCCGGCACTGGCATAGTCGCCGTCGACGATCTCGCCAGCTACTTCCAGGCCCGGCAGGTCGGAGGCGCCGGGCGGCACCGGATACTTGCCCAGTCGTTGCAGCACATCGGGGCGGTTGATGCCGGCCGCATGCACCTTGATCAGCACTTCGCCGGCCTTCAATACCGGCATTGGCCGTTCGCACAGTTGCAGGACGTCCGGTGCGCCCGGCTGGGTGATCTCGATGGCGCGCATGGCGGCTCCCCTGTTAGAAAAACTGCAATTGTACGGGAGCGGAAAAAATCATGCGCTGGGGCGCGCGGATAGGCGCCCCGATACCGTTGAATGGCAAGTTTCGGGCGTGCAAGAAAAAAAGGGCACCGGCATGCGCCGGCACCCTTTCTCGGCGGCAGCAGTTCGCTGGCGCCGTGTTGAAGCACACCCTCACTTATACGGTCGGCGGATCGGTCTCCCGTGCAAACGCGCGGTGCCCTGCAAGTGCCTCCTTGAATGCGTCGAGCGCGGCGTCGGCCTTGGCGGCGTCGCCAATGATCAGGCCAGGATCGTCCGAGCCATCGGGCAGCGCCTTTGGCACCATGGCCTTGTCGAGCAGGTTTTCACCGGCGCCCAGCACCATGATCGGCTTGCAGTGGCGGTACTGCTCGCGCACGAAGTCGATCGCGTGGGCGTTGCGGGCCAGCGCCTCGACCGCCTTGGCGCCGTCCGGCACGATCAAGGCGTCGTACAGCACCGACGGCCCGGCCTCGAGCGAGACCTCGACGTCCAGCGCCGATCCATCGGCGGCCTTGACCTTGCCCAGCATATTGCCGACCAGGCGCGGTACCGCGCCATCCATCACCAGGCTGGCGTACAGCGATTGCACTTGTGCCCCGTCCACGCCCGGCGCCACGAAGATCGCGACGCGGCGGGTGCGCACGCCGGTAATGCCGGCGCGGCTCAATAGCGACAGCGACGGCGACGGCGGGTAGCTTGGCATCTCGGCGTCGGTCGCCAGCGGCAGCGGATCGGGAACTTCCAGGCCCAGGCCCTCGGCCACTTTTGCCACCAGGGCGTCATCGACATTGGCCAGCATGGCCAGCATGCGCACCCGGATCGCCACCGTCTGCACCCGCGTCAGTTCAAAGCGGAAGGCATTGGCGATATGGGCCTGCTCGGCAGGGCTCTGGCTGGCATAGAACAGGCGCGCCTGCGAGTAATGGTCGGCGAATAGTTCTGGATTGCCGCGCACCTTGTCTTCGGCCACGCGTTCCGGGAAGCTGGTGAAGCCCTTGCTGCCAGCCTGGAACGGGCAGCCACCCGCCAGCGAATTGGGCTCGTAGGCGACGCGGCCGCGGTGGATCGCCTGGCGGTGCATGCCATCGCGCTGGTTGTTCTGGACTTGCACGATCGGCGCGTTGATCGGGATCTCGTGGAAGTTCGGCCCACCCAGGCGCGAGAGCTGGGTGTCGAGATAGGAATGGATGCGGCCCTGCAGCAGCGGATCGTTCGAGAAATCGATGCCAGGAATGATGTGGGCCGTGCAGTAGGCCACCTGCTCGGTCTCGGCAAAGAAATTGTCCGGATTGCGGTCGAGTACCATGCGGCCGACCTTCTGCACCGGCACCAGTTCTTCGGGAACCAGCTTGGTGGGATCGAGGATGTCGAAGCCGAACGACTGCGATTGTTCTTCGCTAAAGATCTGCAGCCCCAGTTCCCACTCGGGGAAATTGCCGGCCTCGATCGCTTCCCACAGGTCGCGGCGATGGAAATCGGCGTCGGCACCCGAAATCTTGACCGCTTCGTCCCAGACCAGCGAATGGGTGCCCTGCATCGGGGTCCAGTGGAATTTGCAGAACTGCGATTCGCCCTGCGCATTGATCAGGCGGAAGGTGTGCACGCCGAAGCCCTGCATGGTGCGGTAGCTGCGCGGGATCGCGCGGTCCGACATCACCCACATCAGCATGTGCGCGATCTCGGGCGAGAGCGAAGCGAAGTCCCAGAAGGTGTCGTGGGCGCTGGCGGCCTGCGGCATGCCGTGGTGCGGCTCCGGCTTGACGGCGTGTACCAGGTCCGGGAATTTCATCGCGTCCTGGATGAAGAACACAGGCATGTTGTTGCCCACCAGGTCCCAGTTGCCTTCGTCGGTATAGAACTTGACCGCGAAGCCGCGCACGTCGCGCGCCAGGTCGGTCGAGCCGCGTTCGCCGGCCACGGTCGAAAAGCGCACGAAGACCGGGGTGCGCTTGCCCTTGGCCTTGAACGGCGCGGCGCGCGTCACCGCCGACAGGTCTTCGTAGGCCTCGAAGAAGCCGTGCGCGGCCGAGCCGCGCGCATGCACTACCCGCTCCGGAATGCGCTCATGGTCGAAATGGGTGATTTTTTCGCGCAGGATGAAGTCTTCCATTGCGGTCGGGCCGCGCAGGCCGATCTTCAGTGAATGCTGGTTGTCGGCTACCGGCACGCCCTGGTTGGTGGTCAGGTGGCGCTCGCTGGCGTCCACGCGCACCCGATCCAAGGGGTCGTTGCCCGGATTGCTGCCTTGCGGCGGCTGGCCGCTGCCGACCTTGTCGGACTGGACAATCTCGCTGCTGGTACTGCCGGTAGCGCTTGGGGTCGACGGCTTGGCCGTGGCGCCCGATTGCGGGGTACGCGCGGCATCGCCATATTCGCCAGGCTTGTTCGGATTGAAGGGCATGTCTGCGGACAGCTCCTGGCCAGCCGCGGTCTTCTCGAGCAGGCGCTGGGCGACCGGGTCGTTCGAGCCCAGCGTGGTGGGCGGCGTCGGATCCGACGGCCCCCCCATGCTGCTCAGGATCGATCCTGCGCCCGCCGTCGAGCCTGGGGCTTTCTTGCTTTTAGCCATACTGTGCCTCGCTATTGTCGTTGTGTGAAGTAACCAACGAACAACATAGCCGTTTCGGCCACGCGAGAACTGTTGGGTATCTAACCGTCCGGCACAGACCGCTTAAGTTTATTGCTATGAGCCCGATAGCATTTCGCTATGAGGCGCCCGAGGCGCTGCGCCATTGCCTTGTCCGAGTCAAGAAGACAAGGGCATGCGGGCTTCGCGCGCATCGAACAGCGGCGTCAAGCCCTGGTCCACTGCGTGCAGGGCCTGCTGCGCCATTGCATACGCGCCGCCATACGATTTCGCGGCTGCGATGAAGCGGCCGTTGTGGCAGAACTTGGCATCCGGCACGCCGGTCACGGCCGCCAGCTCGTCGTCGCGCAAGCCGGCCCATGGCGCCGGCAGGTCGGCGCGGGCGTCGAAGGTGTCGGTGGTGGCCGGAACCGTGTGCAGCATGTAGCGGTCTTCAGACAGGCTATGGCTGAGCACGAACAGGACTTTCGGCATTTCCTTGCGCACCACCGAGCTCCATGGCAGCGCGGCATTCTTCAAGAACAGCAGGCGGCCGTCTTCCATCGCTTCGGACTGGCGCACCTGGGCCAGCGCCAGCATGGCACCGACCCGGTATTTCACGGCATTGGTCATTACATCGGTCAAGAAGGCCATGGCCTTGCGGAACTGGGCCAGGCGGTAGGCTTCCGCTTCCAGTCCATAGCCCAGACGCTGCTCGTCCATCCAGTTCGGGTTGTAGCCCGACACTACCGCCGACATGCCGTAGCCGCCCGGGGCGTTGCGCGCGGCGCCGACGTCGGACAAATCGAGGTATTGCACGATGTCGTTGTCGATCGCGTGGGCCAGCTGCTGGGCGGCATCGGCATCCATCTGGTGCCCGGCGTGGGCCGCGGCCAGCGCGGCCACGCAGCGCGCGCCGTATTCGCGCCAGACCAGCCCGGCGCTGGCATAGGGCACGCCGCTGGCGCGCGCGCCCTCGAAGCCTTTCTGGTGGTGGTCGAAGCGGCCGCGGGCCGGATCCCAGGTGCCGCCGACATCGACCACGAAATCGGCTGCGTCGATGATGGCACTGTCGCGGGTGCGGACGATGTCGGCCTCGGGGAACAGGATATGCAGGGCGGCCACCGCCCATGCGTCGTCCGCGTGGAACTTGCCGTTGTGGGTCACGATGACCATGGATGACTCCGGATGCTGTAATCAAGGGGCTGGATCATACCGCCTTCGCGCCAAAGCGTTGCGCATGCGTGTACAAAACGTGGCGCCCTCCCCGCACGAAGCCGGCCAGGCTCAAGCCCGCTTGCTCGGCCAGCTTCACCGCCAGCGCGGTTGGCGCGGAGATGGCGGCCAGTACCGGAAAGCCGGCGCGCGCCGCTTTCTGCACCATCTCGAAGCTGGCGCGGCTGGTGACCACCGCGAAGCCGTCCGAGCGGTCCTGCCCGGCGGCGGCCAGTGCCCCCACCAGCTTGTCGAGCGCGTTGTGCCGCCCCACGTCTTCGCGCACGCACAGCAGCGTGCCGTCGCGGCTGGCCCAGCCGGCGGCGTGCACGGCGCCGGTCGCATGGTGCAAGCGCTGGCGCGCCGCCATGGCCGCCATGGCGCGGTGCAGTGCCGCATGCTCGAAGGCGCACGACAGGGCGGACGACGGGGCCGGACACTGCGGCGGATCGAGCGCTTCGTCGTCAAACCAGGCCAGGCTCTCGACCCCGCACAGGCCGCAGCCGGTCTTGCCCAGCCGGGCGCGGCGGCTGTGCTTCAGGCGCGCCAGGGCCCCTGCCGCAATGCGCATCTCGATCGCGATCCCGCTGCAGGTGGGCTCGACCTCGATGTCGTAGATGTCGCGCGCATGGCGCACGATGCGCTCGCCAAGCGAAAAGCCGAGGGCGAAATCCTCCAGGTCTTGCGGCGAGGCCAGCATCACCGCATGGCTGATGCCGTTATAGCTCAGCGCTACCGGCACTTCGTCGGCCACGACCTCGTCGCTGGCATCGAGCCGGCCATCGCTCCAGCAATTGGCCGGCAGCCGCGACGCGCCTTCGGGCGTGAAGCAAGCATCGCCCGGGTTCATGCCGGCCTCCCGCCGCGCTCGAGAATGACATCGATCGCCTTGGCCGCCGGCACCTTGCTTTCCTTCGCATGGTGCCACAGCGGAATCAAGCCATTAAGTTCGGGAAAGTAACCAGCAATGCAGCCTGGCGGCACGTCGTAGGGCACGATCGCCAGGCCGTCAACGCGGCGCTCGACGCCGTCGCTGGCGGCGCTACGCAGCGCCACCAGCTCGCCCTGCGCCAGCGCGTGCCTGGCCATGTCGGCGCGCGACATGAACAGCACCATGCGGCTGCCGTAGACGCCGCGGAAGCGGTCGTCGTGACTGTAGACCGTGGTGTTGAACTGGCCATCGCTGCGCACCGTAAACAGGCGCAGCGTCGCCGGGCTGCCGGCCAGGTCGGGATTGCCCTGCAAGCTTTCGGGCACCGTGAAAACCGCCTTGCCGCTGTCGGTGTTCCAGACCCGGCTGGAGGCGGCTATCGGCTTGCGAAAGCCCCCGGGAGTCCACATGCGCGCGTTAAAGTCGTGGAAGATCTCCGGATAGGTCTCGGCGATGGCCTCGCGCACCGTGCCGTAATCGGCCACCCAGCGGTCCCAGTCAACGCGCGGGTTGGGCGCGAGCGTGGCCTTGGCGATGCCGGCCACGATGGCCGGCTCCGAGCGCAGCGTCGATGCCACTGGCTCGGCCATGCCGCGCGAGCCATGCATGCAGGCAGTGCTGTCCTCGACCGTCACGTCCTGCGGCCCGCCAGCCTGGCGGTCGATCTCGATCCGGCCCAGGCAGGGCAGGATATAGGAAGCCTTGCCGTGGATGACGTGGTTGCGGTTGAGCTTGGTGGCGATCTGCACCGTGAGCGGCAGCGCGCGCCAGGCCGCTTCCATCAGGCCGCGCTCGGGCACCGCGCGCACGAAGTTCCCGCCCAGGCCAATGAATGCCTGCACCCTTCCTGCCAGGATGCCTTCGCAGGCCTCGACCGTATTCATGCCGGCCTCGCGCGGGGGCTCGAAGCCGTATTGCTGCTTGAGCTTGTCGAGCGGGGCCAGTTCGGGCTTTTCGGTGATGCCGACCGTGCGCTGGCCCTGCACGTTCGAGTGGCCGCGCACCGGACAGACGCCGGCGCCGGGCTTGCCGATATTGCCGCGCAAGAGCAGCAGGTTGACGATCATCGTGACGTTCTGCACGCCGTTGCGGTGCTGGGTCAGGCCCATGCCATACACCGCCATTACGGCCTTTGCTGCGCAGTACACGGCGGCCGCGCTTTCCAGATCGTTGCGCAACAAGCCCGATTCGCGCTCGATGTCCTGCCACTGGCAGGCCCGCACCGCCGCTTCGAAGTTGTCGAAGCCATCGGTATGCTCTTGCAGAAAAGCGCTATCGAGCACGCGCTGGCCAGCGCCGCGCGCCGCGTCGTCCAGCGCGAAGATCGCCTTGCACAGGCCCATGATGGCGGCCGTGTCCCCGCCCGGCTTGACCTGGTGGTACTGGGTGCTGATCGCGGTTTCTTTCCCGGTCAGCATCTCGAGCGGCGACTGCGGGTTGGTGAAGCTGACCAGGCCGCGTTCGCGTAGCGGATTGAACGTAATGATCGGCACCCCGCGCTTGCGCGCCGCCTGCAGCTGGTGCAGCATGCGCGGGCTGTTCACGCCGACGTTCTGCCCGAAGAAAAAGATGCAGTCGGTCTGCTCAAAGTCGTCCAGCACCACGGTGCCGACCGGCACGCCGATGGTCTTCTGCAATCCGACCGACGTGCTTTCGTGGCACATATTGGAGCTGTCCGGCAGGTTGTTGTTGCCATACATCCGGGCAAACAGGCTGTACATATACGAAGTCTCGAGCGACGCCCGGCCCGAGCTGTAGAACACGACCTGCTTGCGCTCGAGGCCGCGCAAGGCCGCGCCGATTTCGGCAAACGCGCTCTCCCACGCGATCTGTTGGTATCTGTCGGTCTGCGCGTCGTAGCGCAGCGGCACCGTCAGCCTGCCCTGGTCTTCCAGGCGGTGGTCGTCCCACGATTCCAGTTCGGTCACCGTATGGCGCTCGAAGAAGTCGGCGTCAATGGTCTTGCTGGTGGTCTCCCAGGCGGTGGCCTTGGCGCCGCTTTCGCAAAATTCGAAGGGGTGCGGATTGGCCGGCTTGGCCCAGGCGCAGCTGACGCAGGCGAAACCGTCGGGCTTGTTCTGCTTGAGCAGCAGGCGGCTATCTTTCAGCGGCACCCCCTGGTCGAGCAAGATGGTCGTGACTTCGCTGACCGAGCCCCAGCCGCCGGCCGGCATGCTCGGGTCTTCGATGCGTAGATCTCCTGAACGTGTGCTCATCGCAAATCCTCCTTGGTGAACGCCCACCCTAGCCGCGTCCGCCATTGCGCTCGGTGCGCTATTTGACCTTCACGGCGAATGTTCGGGACAAATCTCGGACAACTATCCAGCGAAAATTCTTGCAGGAATTTCAAATGGCGGGCCGCTCGATATCGCGCAAAACCCGCGCCTGCGATGGCCTTGTTGAGCACCGCCGGCCTGGATAGATTGGTCACACGAGCTCATGCACTACGCATGGCAGTTACTGCAATCAACTATATAAGGAGCACGCGATGAAACGTTTCCTGCCCAGCCTGATCGGTGTGATTCAGCGCTTCGGGACCGGCCCGGGACGCAACTTGCTGGGCAGCGCCATGCTGGCGGCGGCGCTGG
Above is a genomic segment from Massilia sp. H6 containing:
- a CDS encoding FdhF/YdeP family oxidoreductase — encoded protein: MSTRSGDLRIEDPSMPAGGWGSVSEVTTILLDQGVPLKDSRLLLKQNKPDGFACVSCAWAKPANPHPFEFCESGAKATAWETTSKTIDADFFERHTVTELESWDDHRLEDQGRLTVPLRYDAQTDRYQQIAWESAFAEIGAALRGLERKQVVFYSSGRASLETSYMYSLFARMYGNNNLPDSSNMCHESTSVGLQKTIGVPVGTVVLDDFEQTDCIFFFGQNVGVNSPRMLHQLQAARKRGVPIITFNPLRERGLVSFTNPQSPLEMLTGKETAISTQYHQVKPGGDTAAIMGLCKAIFALDDAARGAGQRVLDSAFLQEHTDGFDNFEAAVRACQWQDIERESGLLRNDLESAAAVYCAAKAVMAVYGMGLTQHRNGVQNVTMIVNLLLLRGNIGKPGAGVCPVRGHSNVQGQRTVGITEKPELAPLDKLKQQYGFEPPREAGMNTVEACEGILAGRVQAFIGLGGNFVRAVPERGLMEAAWRALPLTVQIATKLNRNHVIHGKASYILPCLGRIEIDRQAGGPQDVTVEDSTACMHGSRGMAEPVASTLRSEPAIVAGIAKATLAPNPRVDWDRWVADYGTVREAIAETYPEIFHDFNARMWTPGGFRKPIAASSRVWNTDSGKAVFTVPESLQGNPDLAGSPATLRLFTVRSDGQFNTTVYSHDDRFRGVYGSRMVLFMSRADMARHALAQGELVALRSAASDGVERRVDGLAIVPYDVPPGCIAGYFPELNGLIPLWHHAKESKVPAAKAIDVILERGGRPA